Proteins encoded within one genomic window of Xylophilus sp. GOD-11R:
- a CDS encoding 5-carboxymethyl-2-hydroxymuconate Delta-isomerase has protein sequence MPHLTIEYTRNLEDGFALAETLREVNETLVASGQIRNEPDLKSRIVPLDDYVVGTGAGARGFVYCVLRVLPGRDDATKAALTERIGVVMRNRIPRPAGMMVQLSVEIVEMHKPSYVKEVLPA, from the coding sequence ATGCCCCACCTCACCATCGAGTACACCCGCAACCTGGAGGACGGCTTCGCGCTGGCCGAGACGTTGCGCGAGGTCAACGAAACGCTGGTGGCCAGCGGCCAGATTCGCAACGAGCCCGACCTCAAGTCGCGCATCGTGCCGCTGGATGACTACGTGGTGGGCACCGGCGCGGGCGCGCGGGGCTTCGTGTACTGCGTTTTGCGGGTGCTGCCCGGCCGCGACGACGCGACCAAGGCCGCGCTGACCGAACGCATCGGCGTGGTCATGCGCAACCGCATCCCGCGCCCTGCCGGGATGATGGTGCAGCTCAGCGTGGAAATCGTGGAGATGCACAAGCCGTCCTACGTCAAGGAAGTGCTGCCGGCCTGA
- a CDS encoding aldehyde dehydrogenase family protein — MEHLNLIAGEWKAGIALSPNRNPSNLADVIGEYAQGDATHVDAAVAAARAAFPAWSTSGIQARSDALDKIATEILARREELGTLLAREEGKTKAEGIGEATRAGQIFKFFAGECLRLSGETVPSVRPGIGVEITREPVGVVGLVTPWNFPIAIPAWKIAPALAFGNCVVLKPADLVPGCAWALAEIISRSGIPAGVFNLVMGRGSVIGDALVKHPGIDAVSFTGSVGVGRRLAALAVEGGKKVQLEMGGKNPQIVLDDADLAQAVELCTQSAFYSTGQRCTASSRLIVTQGIYPKFIEALTARMARIKVGDALTAGTDMGPVSSQAQLDTDLSYVEIAKAEGARLVAGGERIACHTGSGNEGFFMAPTLFTDTTAGMRINREEVFGPVASVIQAKDYEEALALSNDTEFGLSAGIATTSLKYATHFKRHSQAGMVMVNLPTAGVDYHVPFGGRKGSSYGPREQGKYAQEFFTTVKTAYTLA, encoded by the coding sequence ATGGAACACCTGAACCTCATCGCCGGCGAATGGAAAGCCGGCATCGCCCTGTCGCCCAACCGCAACCCCTCGAACCTGGCAGACGTGATCGGCGAGTACGCCCAGGGCGATGCCACGCACGTGGATGCGGCGGTGGCTGCCGCTCGCGCGGCCTTCCCGGCCTGGTCGACCAGCGGCATCCAGGCGCGCAGCGACGCGCTCGACAAGATCGCCACCGAGATCCTGGCGCGCCGCGAAGAGTTGGGCACGCTGCTGGCCCGCGAGGAAGGCAAGACCAAGGCCGAAGGCATCGGCGAGGCCACCCGCGCCGGCCAGATCTTCAAGTTCTTCGCCGGCGAATGCCTGCGCCTGTCGGGCGAGACGGTGCCCTCGGTGCGCCCGGGCATCGGCGTGGAAATCACCCGCGAGCCGGTCGGTGTGGTCGGCCTGGTGACGCCGTGGAACTTCCCCATCGCGATTCCCGCCTGGAAGATCGCGCCCGCGCTGGCCTTCGGTAACTGCGTGGTGTTGAAGCCCGCCGACCTGGTGCCGGGCTGCGCCTGGGCGCTGGCCGAGATCATCAGCCGCAGCGGCATCCCCGCGGGCGTGTTCAACCTGGTGATGGGCCGCGGCAGCGTGATCGGAGACGCGCTGGTCAAGCATCCCGGCATCGACGCGGTCAGCTTCACCGGCTCGGTCGGCGTGGGCCGCCGGCTGGCCGCGCTTGCCGTCGAGGGCGGCAAGAAGGTGCAGCTGGAGATGGGCGGCAAGAACCCGCAGATCGTACTGGACGACGCCGACCTGGCGCAGGCCGTGGAGCTTTGCACGCAGTCGGCCTTCTATTCCACCGGCCAGCGCTGCACCGCATCGAGCCGGCTGATCGTGACTCAGGGCATCTATCCGAAGTTCATCGAGGCGCTGACCGCGCGCATGGCAAGGATCAAGGTCGGCGACGCGCTCACGGCCGGCACCGACATGGGCCCGGTCTCCAGCCAGGCGCAGCTCGATACCGACCTGAGCTATGTCGAGATCGCCAAGGCCGAGGGCGCTCGCCTGGTGGCCGGTGGCGAGCGCATCGCCTGCCACACCGGCAGCGGCAACGAAGGCTTCTTCATGGCGCCGACGCTGTTCACCGACACCACCGCCGGCATGCGCATCAACCGCGAGGAAGTCTTCGGCCCGGTCGCCAGCGTGATCCAGGCCAAGGACTACGAAGAGGCACTGGCGCTGTCGAACGACACCGAGTTCGGCCTGTCCGCCGGGATCGCCACCACCTCGCTGAAGTACGCCACGCACTTCAAACGCCACAGCCAGGCCGGCATGGTGATGGTGAACCTGCCGACCGCGGGCGTGGACTACCACGTGCCTTTCGGCGGCCGCAAGGGCAGCAGCTACGGGCCGCGCGAGCAGGGAAAATACGCGCAGGAATTCTTCACCACGGTGAAGACCGCCTACACCCTCGCGTAA
- a CDS encoding tripartite tricarboxylate transporter substrate binding protein yields MQRRHALQAAVAAITAAALPAFAQDGWPSKPITYVVPFPTGGTTDILARLIGTKLGAVLNTTFVVDNRGGAGGSIGSELAARAPADGYTIVGGTVSSHAINVSLYPKLGYDPIKSFTPIVLIGANPVVLVVGEKSPYKSLKDVIAAAKAKPDSVTSASAGNGTSQHMTLELLGYKAGAKFVHVPYKGSGPAIQDVIAGQVDMMFDTTVVAGAHIQSGKLRALAVSSAKRLESMPDVPTVAETLPGFEVLSWQGIFAPAGTPKPIVDRLNAEILKILATPEMQERLKSLGMQPSTFTPAQFADFQKAEVAKWAQVVKAAGIKLE; encoded by the coding sequence ATGCAACGTCGTCACGCACTTCAGGCTGCTGTCGCAGCCATTACCGCCGCCGCCCTGCCAGCTTTCGCCCAGGACGGCTGGCCGAGCAAGCCGATCACCTATGTGGTGCCCTTCCCCACCGGGGGCACCACCGACATCCTGGCCCGGCTCATCGGCACCAAGCTCGGCGCGGTGCTCAACACCACCTTCGTGGTCGACAACCGCGGCGGCGCGGGCGGCAGCATCGGCTCGGAACTCGCCGCACGGGCGCCGGCCGACGGCTACACCATCGTCGGCGGCACGGTGAGCTCGCACGCGATCAACGTCAGCCTCTATCCCAAGCTCGGCTACGACCCGATCAAGTCCTTCACGCCCATCGTGCTGATCGGCGCCAATCCGGTGGTGCTGGTGGTGGGCGAGAAGAGCCCGTACAAGTCGCTCAAGGACGTGATCGCCGCGGCCAAGGCCAAGCCCGATTCGGTGACCTCGGCCTCCGCCGGCAACGGCACCTCGCAGCACATGACCCTGGAGCTGCTCGGCTACAAGGCCGGCGCCAAGTTCGTGCACGTGCCCTACAAGGGCTCCGGCCCGGCGATCCAGGACGTGATCGCCGGCCAGGTCGACATGATGTTCGACACCACCGTGGTGGCCGGCGCCCATATCCAGTCGGGCAAGCTGCGCGCGCTGGCGGTGAGCTCGGCCAAGCGCCTCGAATCCATGCCCGACGTACCCACCGTGGCCGAGACGCTGCCGGGCTTCGAGGTGCTGTCCTGGCAGGGCATCTTCGCGCCGGCCGGCACGCCCAAGCCGATCGTGGACCGGCTCAACGCCGAGATCCTGAAGATCCTCGCCACGCCCGAGATGCAGGAGCGGCTGAAGTCGCTGGGCATGCAGCCTTCGACCTTCACGCCGGCGCAGTTCGCCGACTTCCAGAAGGCCGAGGTGGCCAAGTGGGCGCAGGTGGTCAAGGCCGCCGGCATCAAGCTCGAATGA
- the garD gene encoding galactarate dehydratase gives MNAIVSPQRPPHAIRMHPDDNVAIVANDGGLDAGAVLPDGTVLRERVPQGHKVATADLPLGAEVRRYNVVIGRTTKDLPAGSWVHERVLDMPDARSLDGLPISTVRPAPQAPLEGYTFEGFRNPDGTVGTRNILAITQTVQCVAGVTDYAIDRIKKELLPRFSNVDDVVALEHGYGCGVAIDAPDAKIPIRTLRNISLNPNFGGEVMMVSLGCEKLQPERLMPPGSIPIVDERAVDVADVGANAEAPLDVVCLQDDEHVGFMSMVDHIMRQAEEHLERLNARQRETCPASELIVGVQCGGSDAFSGATANPAVGFCTDLLVRAGATVMFSEVTEVRDGIDQLTSRASSPEVAEAMIREMAWYDAYLQRGAADRSANTSPGNKKGGLSNIVEKAMGSIIKSGTSPISGVLSPGQRLRGEGIQRGLVYAATPASDFICGTLQLAAGMNLHVFTTGRGTPYGLAQVPVIKVATRTDLARRWHDLMDVNAGRIADGDASIEDVGWEMFKLMLDVASGRKKTWAEQWKLHNQLVLFNPAPVT, from the coding sequence ATGAACGCCATCGTCTCCCCCCAACGACCGCCGCATGCGATCCGCATGCACCCGGATGACAACGTTGCCATCGTCGCCAACGACGGCGGCCTGGACGCCGGTGCGGTGCTGCCCGACGGCACCGTGCTGCGCGAACGGGTGCCCCAGGGCCACAAGGTCGCCACCGCCGACCTGCCCCTGGGCGCGGAGGTCCGCCGCTACAACGTGGTCATCGGCCGCACCACCAAGGACCTGCCGGCCGGCAGCTGGGTGCATGAGCGGGTGCTCGACATGCCCGACGCGCGCTCACTCGACGGCCTGCCGATCTCCACGGTGCGCCCTGCCCCGCAGGCGCCGCTGGAGGGCTACACCTTCGAGGGCTTTCGCAACCCCGACGGCACGGTCGGCACCCGCAACATCCTGGCCATCACCCAGACGGTGCAGTGCGTGGCCGGTGTCACCGACTACGCCATCGACCGCATCAAGAAGGAGCTGCTGCCGCGCTTTTCCAACGTGGACGACGTGGTGGCGCTGGAGCACGGTTATGGCTGCGGCGTCGCGATCGACGCGCCGGACGCCAAGATCCCGATTCGCACGCTGCGCAACATCAGCCTCAACCCCAATTTTGGCGGCGAAGTGATGATGGTCAGCCTGGGCTGCGAGAAGCTGCAACCCGAGCGCCTGATGCCGCCGGGCAGCATTCCCATCGTGGACGAACGCGCGGTGGACGTGGCCGACGTGGGCGCGAACGCCGAGGCGCCGCTGGACGTGGTGTGCCTGCAGGACGACGAGCACGTCGGCTTCATGTCCATGGTCGATCACATCATGCGGCAGGCCGAGGAGCACCTGGAGCGGCTCAACGCCCGTCAGCGCGAGACCTGCCCGGCCTCCGAGCTGATCGTGGGCGTGCAATGCGGCGGAAGCGACGCGTTCTCGGGCGCCACGGCCAATCCGGCGGTGGGCTTCTGCACCGATCTGCTGGTGCGCGCGGGCGCCACTGTGATGTTCTCCGAGGTGACCGAGGTGCGCGACGGCATCGACCAGCTGACCTCGCGGGCGAGCAGCCCGGAGGTGGCCGAGGCCATGATCCGCGAGATGGCCTGGTACGACGCCTACCTGCAGCGCGGCGCCGCCGACCGCAGCGCCAACACCTCGCCCGGCAACAAGAAAGGCGGGCTGTCGAACATCGTCGAGAAGGCGATGGGCTCGATCATCAAGTCGGGCACCTCGCCGATCTCGGGTGTGCTGTCGCCGGGCCAGCGGCTGCGCGGCGAGGGCATCCAGCGCGGACTGGTGTATGCGGCCACGCCCGCGAGCGATTTCATCTGCGGCACGCTGCAGCTGGCCGCCGGCATGAACCTGCACGTGTTCACCACCGGCCGCGGCACGCCTTACGGGCTGGCGCAGGTACCGGTGATCAAGGTGGCCACGCGCACCGACCTGGCGCGGCGCTGGCACGACCTGATGGATGTGAACGCCGGCCGCATCGCCGACGGCGACGCGAGCATCGAGGACGTGGGCTGGGAGATGTTCAAGCTGATGCTCGACGTGGCCAGCGGGCGCAAGAAGACCTGGGCGGAGCAGTGGAAGCTGCACAACCAGCTGGTGCTGTTCAACCCCGCGCCGGTGACTTGA
- a CDS encoding FadR/GntR family transcriptional regulator → MVSPSTEISPETAAPAEAPADLPPPQARPRSRSLAHGLVDDLSGRIRSQVLRPGDKLPTESAIMQTYGVSRTVVREALSKLQAAGLVETRHGIGTFVLAARPGGIFRLDPADMGNSIDAIAVLELRISLETEAAGLASNRRGERDLADMRDALSAFAAAVAAGTDTVEPDFRFHLAIARATGNRYFADILDHLGATIIPRTRITATRIPREDQSNYLQRVNREHDEIFEAIARGDAESARAAMRVHLTNSRERLLRARAAAQAAQVAQQAAPDSSPGGN, encoded by the coding sequence ATGGTCAGCCCGTCAACCGAGATTTCGCCCGAAACCGCCGCCCCCGCCGAGGCGCCGGCGGACCTGCCGCCGCCGCAGGCGCGCCCGCGTTCGCGCAGCCTGGCGCACGGCCTGGTCGACGACTTGAGTGGACGAATCCGCAGTCAGGTGCTGCGGCCCGGCGACAAGCTGCCGACCGAGTCGGCCATCATGCAGACCTATGGCGTGAGTCGCACCGTGGTGCGCGAGGCCTTGTCCAAGCTGCAGGCCGCCGGGCTGGTGGAAACGCGGCACGGCATCGGCACCTTCGTGCTGGCGGCGCGCCCGGGCGGCATTTTCCGGCTCGATCCGGCCGACATGGGCAATTCGATCGATGCCATCGCGGTGCTCGAACTGCGCATCAGCCTGGAGACCGAAGCCGCGGGCCTGGCCAGCAACCGCCGCGGTGAACGCGATCTGGCCGACATGCGCGATGCACTCTCAGCCTTCGCGGCCGCCGTCGCCGCAGGCACCGACACGGTGGAGCCGGACTTCCGCTTCCATCTGGCCATCGCGCGTGCCACCGGCAACCGGTACTTCGCCGACATCCTGGATCACCTGGGCGCCACCATCATTCCGCGCACCCGCATCACCGCCACCCGCATCCCGCGCGAAGACCAGTCGAACTACCTGCAGCGGGTCAACCGCGAGCACGACGAGATCTTCGAGGCCATCGCACGCGGCGACGCCGAATCGGCGCGTGCCGCGATGCGGGTGCACCTCACCAACAGCCGCGAGCGCTTGCTGCGGGCACGAGCCGCCGCGCAGGCGGCGCAAGTGGCCCAGCAAGCGGCGCCCGACAGCAGTCCCGGCGGCAACTGA
- a CDS encoding tripartite tricarboxylate transporter substrate binding protein: protein MQPRSTTISRRAAASLVLALGAGFAAGAAMAADPWPSRPLKIIVPYPPGGSSDIIARSISQPLSEALKQPVIVENRPGANGNLGADLVAKGPTDGYTVLLCDVGALSISPSVYTRLSFDPSKDLRGVTMLAYSPHLLVVHPSVPVNNLQELVALSKKQDLNFAVTASGSAPHLAGVALERAVGAKWVYVPYKGGSQSISDTVAGQTQILMNGMLATLPFVQSNKLKILAVSKGTRMPLIGNVPTVAEQGVPGFESGTWQGVMVSKNTPEAIIQKLNQELIKVIRTPDIRSRLAGQGAEVVTMAPTELDGFFNKERARWAKVVKEADIKLD, encoded by the coding sequence ATGCAACCGCGTTCAACCACGATTTCCCGTCGCGCTGCCGCGAGCCTGGTGTTGGCACTCGGTGCCGGCTTCGCGGCCGGCGCCGCCATGGCCGCCGACCCATGGCCGTCGCGGCCGCTGAAGATCATCGTGCCGTACCCGCCGGGCGGCTCCTCGGACATCATCGCGCGCTCCATCAGCCAGCCCCTGTCCGAGGCACTGAAGCAGCCGGTCATCGTCGAGAACCGGCCCGGCGCCAACGGCAACCTCGGCGCCGACCTGGTCGCCAAGGGCCCGACCGACGGCTACACCGTGCTGCTGTGCGACGTCGGCGCACTGTCGATCAGCCCCTCGGTCTACACCCGCCTCAGCTTCGATCCGTCCAAGGACCTGCGCGGCGTGACCATGCTGGCGTACTCGCCGCACCTGCTGGTGGTGCATCCCTCGGTGCCGGTGAACAACCTGCAGGAGCTGGTGGCCTTGTCCAAGAAGCAGGACCTGAACTTCGCGGTGACCGCGTCCGGCAGCGCGCCGCACCTCGCCGGCGTGGCGCTGGAACGCGCGGTCGGCGCCAAGTGGGTCTACGTGCCGTACAAGGGCGGCTCGCAATCCATCTCCGACACGGTGGCCGGCCAGACCCAGATCCTGATGAACGGCATGCTGGCCACCCTGCCTTTTGTGCAGAGCAACAAGCTGAAGATCCTGGCCGTGTCCAAGGGCACCCGCATGCCGTTGATCGGCAACGTGCCGACCGTGGCCGAGCAGGGCGTGCCGGGCTTCGAATCCGGCACCTGGCAGGGCGTGATGGTGTCGAAGAACACGCCCGAGGCCATCATCCAGAAGCTCAACCAGGAATTGATCAAGGTGATCCGCACGCCGGACATCCGCTCGCGCCTTGCAGGGCAGGGCGCCGAAGTGGTGACCATGGCACCGACCGAGCTCGACGGCTTCTTCAACAAGGAGCGTGCCCGCTGGGCCAAGGTCGTCAAGGAAGCCGACATCAAGCTCGACTGA
- the kdgD gene encoding 5-dehydro-4-deoxyglucarate dehydratase, with protein MSFSPQELKTIMGSGLLSFPVTDFDSNGDFDKASYEKRLEWLAPYGATALFAAGGTGEFFSLTAQEYPEIIKTAVDVCRGTVPIIAGAGGPTRQTIQYAQAAEKAGAHGILLMPHYLTEASQEGLYAHVKAICDSVDFGVIIYNRAQAKYQPATLQRLADACPNLVGFKDGVGDIEFMVSVYQAMGDRFSYLGGLPTAEVYAAAYKALGTPVYSSAVFNFIPKTAMEFYEAVRTDDLATQHRLLKNFFMPYLDIRNKNHGYAVSIVKAGCTIVGHGAGPVRPPLSDLKPAEVEELRALIETLGPQ; from the coding sequence ATGAGCTTTTCGCCCCAAGAACTCAAGACCATCATGGGCTCCGGCCTGCTGTCCTTCCCGGTCACGGACTTCGACTCCAACGGTGACTTCGACAAGGCCAGCTACGAGAAGCGCCTCGAATGGCTCGCCCCGTACGGCGCCACCGCACTGTTCGCCGCCGGCGGCACCGGCGAGTTCTTCTCGCTGACCGCCCAGGAATATCCCGAAATCATCAAGACCGCGGTCGACGTTTGCCGTGGCACCGTGCCGATCATCGCCGGCGCCGGCGGCCCGACCCGCCAGACCATCCAGTACGCCCAGGCCGCCGAGAAGGCCGGCGCGCACGGCATTTTGCTGATGCCGCACTACCTGACCGAAGCCAGCCAGGAAGGCCTGTACGCGCACGTCAAGGCGATCTGCGACAGCGTCGATTTCGGCGTGATCATCTACAACCGCGCGCAGGCCAAGTACCAGCCGGCCACCCTCCAGCGCCTGGCCGATGCCTGCCCCAACCTCGTCGGCTTCAAGGACGGCGTGGGCGACATCGAGTTCATGGTGTCGGTCTACCAGGCCATGGGCGACCGCTTCAGCTACCTGGGCGGCCTGCCCACCGCCGAGGTTTATGCCGCTGCCTACAAGGCGCTGGGCACCCCGGTGTACTCGTCGGCCGTCTTCAACTTCATCCCCAAGACGGCGATGGAGTTCTACGAAGCCGTGCGCACCGACGACCTGGCCACCCAGCACCGCCTGCTGAAGAACTTCTTCATGCCCTACCTGGACATCCGCAACAAGAACCACGGCTATGCGGTCAGCATCGTCAAGGCCGGTTGCACGATCGTCGGCCACGGCGCCGGCCCGGTGCGTCCGCCGCTGAGCGATCTGAAGCCGGCGGAAGTCGAAGAGCTGCGCGCCCTCATCGAGACCCTCGGACCGCAGTAA
- a CDS encoding 2-hydroxyacid dehydrogenase → MTSSSHRILQIARLPLPALNTDLSSAYDVVNLAEQGDKAAFLAEHGASFDAVVTSAALGLKADVIAALPNLKVVSSFGVGYDALDLPALQARGIPVGYTPGVLNECVADLAFALLMDVSRAVSACDRFVRRGDWSRGGFPLQTKVSGKRVGIVGMGRIGQAVAQRAAGFDMEVAYHNRRPAEGSSLRYVDSLVELARWCDFLVLTVSGGADTRHLIDAGVLEALGPKGFLINVARGTVVDEAALVSALADKRIAGAGLDVFDKEPAVPEALFALDNVVLTAHVASATWETRRAMGDLVLDNLSMFFEGGQVKVAVPGTQPAATA, encoded by the coding sequence ATGACTTCCTCCTCCCATCGCATCCTGCAGATCGCGCGCCTGCCGCTCCCGGCCCTCAATACCGACCTGAGCTCGGCCTACGATGTGGTCAACCTGGCCGAGCAGGGCGACAAGGCGGCGTTTCTGGCCGAACACGGCGCGAGCTTCGATGCGGTGGTGACGTCGGCGGCGCTGGGGCTCAAGGCCGATGTGATCGCGGCGCTGCCCAACCTGAAGGTCGTCAGCAGCTTCGGCGTGGGCTACGACGCGCTAGACCTGCCGGCACTGCAGGCACGCGGCATTCCGGTGGGCTACACGCCCGGTGTGCTCAACGAATGCGTGGCCGACCTGGCCTTCGCGCTGCTCATGGACGTGTCGCGCGCGGTGTCGGCCTGCGATCGCTTCGTGCGGCGCGGCGACTGGTCGCGCGGCGGCTTTCCGCTGCAGACGAAGGTGTCGGGCAAGCGCGTGGGCATCGTCGGCATGGGCCGCATCGGCCAGGCGGTGGCGCAACGCGCGGCCGGCTTCGACATGGAAGTGGCCTATCACAACCGTCGTCCGGCCGAAGGTTCCTCGCTGCGCTACGTCGACTCGCTGGTCGAACTCGCCCGCTGGTGCGATTTCCTGGTGTTGACGGTGTCCGGCGGTGCCGACACCCGGCACCTGATCGATGCCGGCGTACTGGAAGCGCTCGGCCCGAAAGGCTTCCTGATCAACGTGGCGCGCGGCACCGTCGTGGATGAAGCCGCCCTGGTTTCCGCGCTGGCCGACAAACGCATCGCCGGTGCCGGCCTCGACGTCTTCGACAAAGAGCCGGCCGTGCCCGAGGCGCTGTTCGCACTCGACAACGTGGTGCTGACCGCCCACGTCGCCAGCGCCACCTGGGAAACCCGCCGGGCGATGGGTGACCTGGTGCTGGACAACCTGAGCATGTTCTTCGAGGGCGGCCAGGTGAAGGTCGCGGTGCCGGGCACGCAACCCGCCGCCACCGCCTGA
- the gudD gene encoding glucarate dehydratase — MSVISSTPVVVSLRVIPVAGHDDMLLNLSGAHAPFFTRNIVVLTDSSGRTGVGEVPGGEKIRQTLEDAASLVVGQSIGNHHAVLNAMRTSFADRDSGGRGAQTFDLRVAIHAVTAVESALLDLLGQFLGVPVAALLGEGQQREAVQMLGYLFYVGDRKKTNLAYREEPDAPDAWSRLRHEVALTPEAVVKLAEAAQEKYGFQDFKLKGGVLRGDEEVDAVTALHERFPEARVTLDPNGGWLLKDAIRLGERMRGVVAYAEDPCGAEGVYSGREVMAEFRRATGLPTATNMIATDWREMSHALSLQSVDIPLADPHFWTMAGSVRVAQTCQAFGLTWGSHSNNHFDISLAMFTHVGAAAPGRVTAIDTHWIWQDGQRLTKEPLQIVGGYVQVPQKPGLGVELDMVEVEKAHQLYLQHGLGARDDAIAMQFLVPGWKFDNKKPCLVR, encoded by the coding sequence ATGTCCGTCATCTCCTCGACCCCCGTCGTCGTCTCCCTGCGTGTCATCCCCGTCGCCGGCCACGACGACATGTTGCTCAACCTGAGCGGCGCGCACGCGCCGTTCTTCACCCGCAACATCGTCGTGCTGACCGACAGCAGCGGGCGCACCGGCGTGGGCGAGGTGCCGGGCGGCGAGAAGATCCGCCAGACGCTCGAAGACGCGGCCTCGCTGGTCGTGGGCCAGTCCATCGGCAACCACCACGCGGTGCTCAACGCCATGCGCACTTCGTTTGCCGATCGCGACAGCGGTGGCCGGGGCGCGCAGACCTTCGACCTGCGGGTGGCGATCCATGCGGTCACGGCCGTTGAATCCGCCTTGCTCGACCTGCTCGGCCAGTTCCTCGGTGTGCCGGTGGCCGCCCTCCTGGGCGAAGGTCAGCAGCGCGAGGCGGTGCAGATGCTCGGCTACCTGTTCTATGTGGGCGACCGCAAGAAGACCAACCTGGCCTACCGCGAAGAGCCCGACGCGCCCGATGCCTGGAGCCGGCTGCGCCACGAGGTGGCCCTCACGCCCGAGGCGGTGGTCAAGCTGGCCGAAGCCGCTCAGGAGAAGTACGGCTTCCAGGACTTCAAGCTCAAGGGCGGCGTGCTGCGAGGCGACGAGGAAGTCGACGCGGTCACTGCGCTGCATGAGCGCTTTCCCGAGGCGCGGGTCACGCTCGACCCCAACGGCGGCTGGCTGCTCAAGGACGCGATCCGCCTGGGCGAGCGCATGCGCGGCGTCGTCGCCTATGCCGAAGACCCGTGCGGCGCCGAGGGCGTGTACTCGGGCCGCGAGGTGATGGCCGAATTCCGCCGCGCCACCGGCCTGCCCACGGCCACCAACATGATCGCCACGGACTGGCGCGAGATGTCGCATGCGCTCAGCCTGCAGTCGGTCGACATCCCGCTGGCCGATCCGCACTTCTGGACCATGGCCGGCTCGGTGCGGGTGGCGCAGACCTGCCAGGCCTTCGGGCTCACCTGGGGCTCGCACTCCAACAACCACTTCGACATCTCGCTGGCGATGTTCACCCACGTGGGCGCCGCGGCCCCCGGCCGGGTGACGGCGATCGACACGCACTGGATCTGGCAGGACGGCCAGCGCCTGACCAAGGAGCCGCTGCAGATCGTGGGCGGCTACGTGCAGGTGCCCCAGAAGCCGGGTCTGGGCGTGGAGCTCGACATGGTGGAGGTGGAGAAGGCGCACCAGCTGTACCTGCAGCACGGGCTGGGTGCGCGAGACGACGCCATCGCCATGCAGTTCCTGGTGCCGGGCTGGAAGTTCGACAACAAGAAGCCCTGCCTGGTGCGCTGA
- a CDS encoding helix-turn-helix transcriptional regulator, with translation MPAFVSARPRPSRRHPQSVPAEVDSVTPHLFQPTPERPVRAKRRVLSAATQVVPHSHAWPQLTMSSHGVIRVTTARGTIIVPPLRAAWVPAGVEHSIDVVEDAELHTIYLHAARPSPDDGWSHCAVLEPGPLLQALLLSLDTRPDTVATASGERERCREHETMVEPLLLKELARTPLMRMGVPLPDAQHGDKRLRALCEAVLRSPARDATLAQWAGECGASERTAARLFRSELGMSWQQWRQQALLAHALPLLARGMPVAHVAAASGYASDSAFTAMFRAAMGRSPRHFRAVSPVRPALR, from the coding sequence ATGCCCGCATTCGTATCCGCCCGCCCACGGCCGAGCCGCCGCCACCCGCAGTCGGTGCCGGCGGAAGTCGACTCGGTCACGCCGCACCTGTTCCAGCCGACACCCGAACGGCCGGTGCGCGCCAAGCGACGCGTGCTGTCGGCCGCCACCCAGGTCGTGCCGCACAGCCACGCCTGGCCGCAGCTCACCATGTCGAGCCACGGCGTGATCCGCGTGACCACGGCGCGGGGCACCATCATCGTGCCGCCGCTGCGCGCCGCCTGGGTGCCGGCGGGTGTGGAGCATTCGATCGACGTGGTGGAAGACGCCGAGCTGCACACCATCTACCTGCACGCGGCGCGCCCGTCGCCGGACGACGGCTGGTCCCACTGCGCGGTGCTGGAACCCGGCCCTTTGCTGCAGGCGCTCCTGCTGTCGCTCGACACCCGGCCGGACACCGTCGCCACGGCCTCCGGCGAGCGTGAGCGCTGCCGCGAGCACGAGACCATGGTCGAGCCGCTGCTGCTCAAGGAATTGGCCCGCACGCCCCTGATGCGCATGGGCGTGCCGCTGCCCGACGCGCAGCATGGCGACAAGCGCCTGCGGGCCCTGTGCGAAGCGGTGCTGCGCAGTCCTGCACGCGACGCCACGCTGGCGCAGTGGGCCGGCGAATGCGGCGCCAGCGAGCGCACTGCTGCACGGCTGTTCCGAAGCGAGCTCGGCATGAGCTGGCAGCAGTGGCGCCAGCAGGCCTTGCTGGCACATGCCCTGCCGCTGTTGGCGCGCGGCATGCCGGTGGCGCATGTGGCCGCCGCGAGCGGCTATGCGAGCGACAGCGCTTTCACCGCCATGTTCCGCGCGGCCATGGGGCGATCGCCCCGGCATTTCCGCGCCGTGTCACCCGTGCGTCCCGCCTTGCGTTGA